CCCAATCTAAGATAGTTTAGGAGGCACCAAAAAGAGGGTGAGTCCCACTTAGCAGCAACCCCTAGAAGGAACGACGCCGTTTGGAGGCGCATAGATATAATCGCAGCCCGCAAAAGACAGCCCCTCGTTGCCACCTCAGGTCATCTCACCCTTTCACTCCCTCGACGGGTCCGCCTTATTCAAACCTCTGAGGGCATTTCCGTCATTTCCCCCGTCTCCGGCGGCTCATCtactaataaatatatatatatatatatttcactcACTCCATAGCTCTAAACTTCCCCCCAAATCTAGCTTCTCTGCGATTTCGCCGTTGCTTTGCCTAATCCCGAAGAATCAGCGGCGGCGCCACCACCAACCTACAAATGGAGTCAGCAACGCTATCACAAATCGGTCTCGCGGGTTTAGCCGTGATGGGGCAGAACCTAGCCCTCAACATCGCCGAGAAAGGCTTCCCGATCTCCGTCTACAATCGCACCACCTCCAAAGTCGACGAAACCCTAGATCGCGCCCACCGCGAGGGCCAGCTGCCCCTCACCGGCCACTACTCGCCCAAGGATTTCGTCCTCTCCCTCCAGAAGCCCCGCTCCGTCATCATCCTCGTCAAGGCCGGGGCGCCCGTCGATCAGACCATCGCCGCCCTCTCCGCCTACATGGAGCCCGGCGACACCATAATCGACGGCGGCAACGAGTGGTACGAGAACACCGAGCGCCGCATGGTCGACGCCTCCACCAACGGCCTGCTCTACCTGGGCATGGGCGTGTCCGGCGGCGAAGACGGCGCCCGAAACGGCCCCTCTTTGATGCCCGGCGGCTCGCACCGCGCCTACTTGAATATTCACAATATTCTCGAGAAAGTCGCCGCACAGGTTGACGACGGCCCCTGCGTCACGTACATCGGCGAAGGGGGTTCTGGCAATTTCGTGAAAATGGTCCATAACGGGATCGAGTATGGCGATATGCAGCTGATCTCGGAGGCGTACGATGTGTTGAAGAATGTTGGGGGTTTAGGAAACGAGGAGCTCGCCGAGATTTTCGGGGAGTGGAATCGCGGCGAGCTGGAGAGTTTTTTGATCGAGATCACATCCGACATCTTTAAGGTGGAGGATGATGAATCTGGCACGGGGCATTTGGTGGATAAGATTCTGGATAAGACGGGGATGAAGGGGACGGGAAAGTGGACCGTGCAGCAGGCTGCCGAGCTCTCCATCGCAGCCCCCACTATTGCTGCGTCGTTGGACAGTAGGTATATGAGCGGGTTGAAGGAGGAGAGAGAGGCGGCCTCGGAGATTTTCAGCAAGGAAGGGTTGAAGGAGGAGATCAACAATGTGGGGGATGTTGATAAGAAGAAGTTGGTTGATGATGTTAGGCAGGCGTTGTATGCATCCAAGATATGCAGTTACGCGCAAGGAATGAATCTGTTGAGGGCTAAGAGTTTGGAGAAGGGGTGGGGATTGAATCTAGGGGAGCTGGCGCGGATTTGGAAAGGCGGGTGCATCATCAGGGCCGTGTTCTTGGACAGAATCAAGCATGCTTATCAGAGGAATCCGGGGCTAGCTAACTTGTTGGTAGACCCGGACTTTGCTAGGGAGATGGTGCAGAGGCAGGCCGCTTGGAGGCGGGTTGTGGGGTTGGCCATTCAGAAGGGCGTTAGCGTGCCTGGAATGTCCGCGAGTTTGCAGTATTTCGACACCTATAGGCGCGGTAGGCTCCCTGCTAACCTTGTGCAGGCGCAGAGGGACTACTTTGGAGCGCATACCTATGAGAGGGTTGATCGCCCGGGAGCATATCACACCGAGTGGTCCAAGCTTGCTCGCAAAGCCAGAGTCTAGTGGAGAAGAGGTTTGAGTGGTATTCCTATGGTTTTCTTGAGGCATTAAGCTTGAATTGAAGTTGTATCCCTTGATGAGAATTTGTTGTTCACAAGAATATTTTGTAGCTTTGCATTGTTGCGTATGCAGTTAATAAGAGAAGCATGCCTTTGATATTCGAAATGATCTTTTTTGATTGCATTGAGTTGTTTAGTTCCCCTCGTGACCTGTTTTATGTGATTTTGCCATTAGGAGATGTAGATTCAAATGTAGTTTGGGATATTTTTTGGTGAATCTTGGAACAATCATGTGGCTGTAATTCTGGTTATTGACCATGAGATAGATGCCGGTATCTTCTCCTTCCATCAAGGATAACTGTGTATGATAGATTGGTTCACATGTACTCTGCAAATAATCATTCTACTATATCATTAGGAATCCCAATTCGAAACTTTGAGTTGTTCATACCTGGGAACAGTGTGGGGGAAGAATGTCGAAACtttgatagattacaagaggaGGGAGATCCTTGAATGGAAAGAGA
The genomic region above belongs to Salvia miltiorrhiza cultivar Shanhuang (shh) chromosome 5, IMPLAD_Smil_shh, whole genome shotgun sequence and contains:
- the LOC131024677 gene encoding 6-phosphogluconate dehydrogenase, decarboxylating 3, chloroplastic-like; the encoded protein is MESATLSQIGLAGLAVMGQNLALNIAEKGFPISVYNRTTSKVDETLDRAHREGQLPLTGHYSPKDFVLSLQKPRSVIILVKAGAPVDQTIAALSAYMEPGDTIIDGGNEWYENTERRMVDASTNGLLYLGMGVSGGEDGARNGPSLMPGGSHRAYLNIHNILEKVAAQVDDGPCVTYIGEGGSGNFVKMVHNGIEYGDMQLISEAYDVLKNVGGLGNEELAEIFGEWNRGELESFLIEITSDIFKVEDDESGTGHLVDKILDKTGMKGTGKWTVQQAAELSIAAPTIAASLDSRYMSGLKEEREAASEIFSKEGLKEEINNVGDVDKKKLVDDVRQALYASKICSYAQGMNLLRAKSLEKGWGLNLGELARIWKGGCIIRAVFLDRIKHAYQRNPGLANLLVDPDFAREMVQRQAAWRRVVGLAIQKGVSVPGMSASLQYFDTYRRGRLPANLVQAQRDYFGAHTYERVDRPGAYHTEWSKLARKARV